Proteins from a genomic interval of Sparus aurata chromosome 21, fSpaAur1.1, whole genome shotgun sequence:
- the LOC115572484 gene encoding von Willebrand factor C domain-containing protein 2-like, protein MVFSERPSLERTIRTAVLALLLCAQASSGFSVAGQQETTCEANGSIYFVGEWYFLDSDHCTQCECTSEGSACSRTECTSLPAACIHVSHYPTDCCPRCEKIGCEYRGVVYELGQNFQPSECEQCTCDNDGIARCLVADCAPPPCVNPVYQPGKCCPECQDGPNCYVNASRSQVIPAGEPIWVDSCTKCRCHDGQDAGYWEGNRLATCSRLKNCTPEQLSTRKN, encoded by the exons ATGGTTTTCAGTGAGCGCCCGTCTTTGGAGCGCACAATACGCACGGCCGTTTTGGCACTGCTGCTTTGCGCACAGGCCAGTTCGGGCTTCTCGGTCGCCGGACAGCAGGAAACCACCTGCGAGGCCAACGGCAGCATTTACTTCGTGGGGGAATGGTATTTTCTCGACTCTGATCACTGCACCCAGTGTGAGTGCACCTCCGAGGGCTCCGCATGTTCCCGCACTGAGTGCACCTCTCTCCCGGCTGCGTGCATCCATGTCAGCCACTACCCCACCGACTGCTGCCCGAGGTGCGAGAAGATAGGGTGCGAGTACCGAGGGGTGGTGTACGAACTGGGGCAGAACTTCCAG CCATCAGAATGTGAGCAGTGCACTTGTGACAACGATGGCATTGCCCGCTGTCTAGTTGCAGATTGTGCCCCTCCGCCATGTGTCAACCCCGTCTACCAGCCCGGGAAATGCTGCCCTGAATGTCAGGACG GTCCTAACTGCTACGTCAATGCGTCACGCAGCCAGGTGATCCCCGCAGGAGAGCCCATCTGGGTCGACTCCTGCACCAAGTGCCGCTGTCACGACGGCCAGGATGCCGGCTACTGGGAGGGGAACCGTCTCGCCACCTGCTCCCGCCTCAAGAACTGTACACCTGAGCAACTGTCCACTCGGAAAAACTGA